In Zymoseptoria tritici IPO323 chromosome 7, whole genome shotgun sequence, a single genomic region encodes these proteins:
- the HHK17p gene encoding uncharacterized protein (Histidine kinase): MKDTQAMERQSICFPFHGTQDVLQHGDSGFKEEIDRLYSPAENNALESLIALKASLNHLSTDDFWTAATEGISSLLGAEICFIMKRILVDDQESAVEMPPLGEPGSCMMAAALHYCGNDGTKETYKSTRFHAYGCPCAYMRHDKVFVIPDRLNDFITNNPNQLPTPCEAYIAVPLFEQGKCFGHFGAMWSVEGAAKRKLSWAFIEMIMHAMEDMIAQRFSAGANLVRAPAAEGSRVIPHDVVTLAQSLRPYAGSLSHELRTPMQGIVGMLDVMYATVQDAVEGQNDPTLRKVFETLKANIEIVQDSSRRAVEAADNVVHAYDMDMAIPEAPPTLLDEPSHESHDSMSPAPMNYERRPEILVAGSNLPLSRPNKRRREEAFSRTASTGSMKAPRLGQDSSNTNCRCAAPIVAAQKGLADEEEGDDVLPTNELSSANELLAPSSRMIAPGLRHTNLGELVQSVINDSLKVGGRPDSAFAQETELGEIIEVRTRGSDGSAGHKNIEWSIDPSVPSTLFIDEKDLSKLISCLILNAIKFTDSANGRITVHATMSRRSRYISIKVSDNGQGIPAAFLPKLFKPFSQENASTTRSNEGLGLGLMVAKGIARKLGGDLMCTRAETSGMTRGTDFEIKIPLQAGETISRPGSPFSSPMPRQAQLHLDSAHIRPLPPAPSSPRGLSRALHDAVGPPLFYSPLPGISHPRTPPSPKHCMELAANVNPPIIANTPPSPTSSNDTAPRPRHRRRYRKSVGSNAAIDRDLATKYPLNFLVAEDNKINRKLLVSMLSKFGYKNILEAHDGTEAVRQMSVARSPAEQVDVVLMDLWMPLMDGYEATQRILGMDAARLEHGAVVKRPTVLAVTADVTDGALERAAQVGMKGYMTKPYKLMDLQRLITEYCARSEIQTQESENGNVESVAQGVTIEA, from the coding sequence ATGAAAGACACGCAAGCCATGGAGCGGCAAAGCATTTGCTTTCCCTTCCATGGCACACAGGACGTACTTCAACATGGAGATTCGGGATTCAAGGAGGAGATCGATCGTCTCTATTCCCCGGCTGAGAACAATGCGCTGGAGTCTTTGATCGCATTGAAAGCCAGTCTGAATCATCTTTCGACCGACGACTTCTGGACCGCAGCGACGGAGGGCATATCGTCGTTACTGGGCGCCGAGATATGCTTTATCATGAAGCGGATTCTGGTCGATGATCAGGAATCTGCGGTAGAGATGCCTCCACTCGGCGAGCCCGGTTCCTGCATGATGGCCGCTGCTCTACACTACTGCGGGAACGACGGTACTAAGGAAACGTACAAATCAACCCGATTCCATGCATACGGATGCCCTTGCGCATACATGCGACACGACAAGGTGTTTGTCATTCCGGACCGACTCAACGACTTCATCACGAACAATCCCAACCAGTTGCCTACGCCATGCGAAGCCTACATTGCAGTGCCATTGTTCGAGCAAGGAAAGTGCTTCGGCCACTTTGGCGCAATGTGGTCGGTAGAGGGCGCCGCGAAAAGGAAACTCTCGTGGGCATTCATCGAAATGATCATGCACGCCATGGAAGACATGATCGCGCAGAGGTTCTCGGCTGGCGCCAATCTCGTTCGCGCGCCGGCGGCGGAGGGAAGCAGAGTCATCCCGCACGACGTTGTGACCCTCGCCCAGTCACTTCGGCCGTACGCAGGCAGTCTTTCACATGAATTGCGCACGCCCATGCAAGGAATCGTAGGTATGCTGGATGTCATGTACGCGACTGTACAAGATGCTGTCGAAGGGCAGAACGATCCAACGCTTAGAAAGGTCTTTGAAACGTTGAAGGCGAACATTGAGATTGTTCAGGATAGCTCTCGACGAGCAGTTGAGGCTGCAGATAACGTCGTGCACGCCTATGATATGGACATGGCCATTCCGGAAGCACCGCCGACTCTCTTGGATGAACCAAGTCATGAATCTCATGATTCAATGTCGCCGGCTCCGATGAACTACGAACGAAGACCAGAGATCTTGGTTGCAGGCAGCAACTTGCCACTGTCGCGGCCGAATAAGAGAAGACGAGAAGAGGCGTTCTCACGAACGGCAAGTACGGGTTCGATGAAGGCGCCACGACTGGGGCAAGACTCTTCAAACACAAATTGTCGATGCGCCGCGCCGATAGTTGCCGCTCAAAAGGGACTAgcagatgaagaggaaggcgacGATGTACTCCCGACCAACGAGCTCAGCTCTGCGAACGAGCTGCTAGCTCCGTCTAGTCGTATGATTGCGCCAGGTCTTCGACACACAAACCTCGGCGAACTCGTACAATCCGTGATCAACGACAGCTTGAAGGTTGGTGGACGACCAGACTCAGCGTTTGCCCAAGAGACGGAGCTAGGAGAGATTATTGAAGTACGCACGAGAGGCTCCGACGGGTCAGCTGGACACAAGAATATCGAGTGGAGCATTGATCCGAGCGTGCCCAGCACATTGttcatcgacgagaaggacTTGAGCAAGCTGATATCATGCTTGATACTGAATGCGATCAAATTTACCGACTCGGCGAACGGTCGAATCACCGTGCATGCTACGATGAGTCGTCGATCGCGATACATCTCGATCAAAGTGTCGGATAATGGTCAGGGCATTCCAGCGGCGTTCTTACCGAAGTTGTTCAAGCCATTCTCGCAAGAGAATGCATCCACTACTCGCTCAAATGAAGGTCTTGGACTCGGATTGATGGTAGCGAAGGGTATCGCAAGGAAGTTGGGAGGCGATTTGATGTGCACAAGAGCAGAGACCAGTGGCATGACACGTGGAACGGATTTTGAGATAAAAATACCACTACAGGCGGGAGAGACAATCAGCAGGCCTGGCTCGCCTTTCAGCTCACCCATGCCACGGCAGGCCCAGCTGCACCTGGACTCTGCACACATCCGACCTCTGCCGCCGGCACCATCCAGCCCTCGAGGACTCTCGCGTGCTCTCCATGACGCAGTTGGCCCTCCACTCTTCTACTCGCCTCTCCCGGGCATCTCGCACCCGCGTACACCTCCCTCACCGAAGCATTGTATGGAGCTTGCCGCGAACGTCAATCCGCCCATTATCGCCAACACCCCACCCTCGCCAACGAGCAGCAACGATACCGCGCCGAGACCGAGACATCGCCGCCGCTATCGGAAATCAGTCGGCTCTAATGCCGCCATTGACCGCGACCTCGCCACGAAATACCCGCTCAACTTTCTCGTCGCCGAAGACAACAAGATCAACCGCAAACTTCTAGTCAGCATGCTTTCCAAGTTCGGGTACAAGAACATTCTCGAAGCCCATGATGGCACTGAAGCAGTGCGACAAATGAGCGTCGCCAGGTCTCCCGCCGAACAGGTCGATGTCGTCTTGATGGATTTGTGGATGCCGCTTATGGATGGGTACGAAGCCACCCAGCGGATCCTGGGCATGGACGCGGCGAGACTTGAGCATGGCGCGGTCGTCAAGCGTCCAACAGTTCTGGCTGTCACTGCTGATGTTACGGATGGCGCGCTGGAACGGGCGGCACAGGTCGGCATGAAAGGATACATGACGAAGCCTTACAAGTTGATGGACTTGCAGAGATTGATTACGGAGTATTGTGCGCGCAGTGAGATTCAGACTCAGGAAAGCGAGAATGGGAATGTAGAGAGTGTCGCTCAGGGCGTGACGATTGAGGCTTGA